The Arachis duranensis cultivar V14167 chromosome 2, aradu.V14167.gnm2.J7QH, whole genome shotgun sequence genome has a window encoding:
- the LOC127744762 gene encoding uncharacterized protein LOC127744762 isoform X3, whose product MKRENADSPTVNSGDELKETTVNSGDENDTPGYAMSGKLNAKSALHSLGVVLQKLLADHALSSGQQSLFFREDDSNDHDNSDDYLDEYE is encoded by the exons ATGAAGAGAG AAAATGCTGATTCTCCAACAGTTAACTCTGGGGATGAACTGAAAGAAACTACAGTTAACTCTGGGGATGAAAATGATACACCAGG ATATGCAATGAGTGGGAAATTGAATGCTAAGAGTGCTCTACATAGCTTGGGTGTTGTCCTTCAGAAACTTTTGGCAGATCATGCATTATCGAGTGGTCAGCAGAGCCTATTTTTTAGGGAGGACGATTCTAACGATCATGATAACTCGGATGATTATTTAGACGAGTATGAGTAG
- the LOC127744762 gene encoding uncharacterized protein LOC127744762 isoform X2 yields MKRGSSNHVFAVENADSPTVNSGDELKETTVNSGDENDTPGYAMSGKLNAKSALHSLGVVLQKLLADHALSSGQQSLFFREDDSNDHDNSDDYLDEYE; encoded by the exons ATGAAGAGAG GATCATCAAATCATGTATTTGCTGTAGAAAATGCTGATTCTCCAACAGTTAACTCTGGGGATGAACTGAAAGAAACTACAGTTAACTCTGGGGATGAAAATGATACACCAGG ATATGCAATGAGTGGGAAATTGAATGCTAAGAGTGCTCTACATAGCTTGGGTGTTGTCCTTCAGAAACTTTTGGCAGATCATGCATTATCGAGTGGTCAGCAGAGCCTATTTTTTAGGGAGGACGATTCTAACGATCATGATAACTCGGATGATTATTTAGACGAGTATGAGTAG
- the LOC127744762 gene encoding uncharacterized protein LOC127744762 isoform X1 gives MIFLISIGSSNHVFAVENADSPTVNSGDELKETTVNSGDENDTPGYAMSGKLNAKSALHSLGVVLQKLLADHALSSGQQSLFFREDDSNDHDNSDDYLDEYE, from the exons ATGATATTCTTGATTTCAATAGGATCATCAAATCATGTATTTGCTGTAGAAAATGCTGATTCTCCAACAGTTAACTCTGGGGATGAACTGAAAGAAACTACAGTTAACTCTGGGGATGAAAATGATACACCAGG ATATGCAATGAGTGGGAAATTGAATGCTAAGAGTGCTCTACATAGCTTGGGTGTTGTCCTTCAGAAACTTTTGGCAGATCATGCATTATCGAGTGGTCAGCAGAGCCTATTTTTTAGGGAGGACGATTCTAACGATCATGATAACTCGGATGATTATTTAGACGAGTATGAGTAG